From a single Herbiconiux sp. SALV-R1 genomic region:
- a CDS encoding DUF1684 domain-containing protein: protein MSDVEFEESWNSWHEARLRTVTAPHGIAALVATHWLSAEPQQLEGLEGSWRLDDGAIVGDDFTIDEGGETLVGGLLLRHFRRDDDVALRVLDPEAASRASVVGIDAYPADEAWALRGRFHPAEADATVEMNLVDGYVESSKLAGTIALEVGGREVELVATGDASGMLVVFGDTTNGDETYRFRFLRLRADAGGGEIEVDFNRAFLPPCAFADFYVCPFPPPQNRLDVPVRAGEKAVVRRSAGEGGAGAGGAVAGSADGGGAAAGSAVGGGAAAGSAVA, encoded by the coding sequence GTGAGCGACGTCGAGTTCGAAGAGTCCTGGAACAGCTGGCATGAAGCGAGGCTGCGCACCGTCACGGCCCCGCACGGCATCGCCGCGCTCGTGGCCACCCACTGGCTGTCGGCCGAGCCGCAGCAGCTCGAGGGGCTCGAGGGGTCGTGGCGGCTCGACGACGGGGCCATCGTCGGCGACGACTTCACCATCGACGAGGGCGGCGAGACGCTCGTCGGTGGCCTGCTGCTGCGGCACTTCCGGCGCGACGACGACGTCGCACTGCGGGTGCTCGACCCCGAGGCGGCGAGCCGCGCATCCGTCGTCGGCATCGACGCGTACCCGGCCGACGAGGCATGGGCGCTGAGGGGGCGCTTCCACCCGGCCGAGGCCGACGCCACGGTCGAGATGAACCTCGTCGACGGCTACGTCGAGAGCTCGAAGCTGGCCGGCACCATCGCGCTCGAGGTCGGCGGGCGTGAGGTCGAGCTGGTGGCCACCGGCGACGCGAGCGGGATGCTCGTGGTCTTCGGCGACACCACGAACGGAGACGAGACCTATCGGTTCCGCTTCCTGCGCCTGCGGGCCGACGCGGGCGGCGGCGAGATCGAGGTCGACTTCAACCGGGCCTTCCTGCCGCCGTGCGCGTTCGCCGACTTCTACGTCTGCCCGTTCCCGCCGCCGCAGAACCGGCTCGACGTGCCGGTGCGGGCGGGGGAGAAGGCCGTGGTGCGGCGTTCCGCCGGCGAGGGCGGCGCGGGCGCGGGCGGCGCTGTCGCGGGGAGCGCCGACGGGGGCGGCGCGGCCGCGGGAAGCGCCGTCGGGGGCGGCGCGGCCGCGGGGAGCGCCGTCGCGTGA